The DNA window ACGGCGGGCACGGTGTAGCCGATGCCGTTCACTGCTCCTGCCTCGCCCTGGTTCGGTGGACGCGGATTCGTCCGAGAAGGCCGTCGACGGCGTTGTAGGTCAGCAACCCGCACAGCGGTATAACCACGAAGAAAAGCAGTTCCTCTACGGGCAGCCGCCCGGGGAGGGTCAGCCCCGTGACGAACTGCGGGTTGTACGACCACACATGGGCTGAGATGGCGATCAGATCCCACACCACGAAGACGGCGGCCACCGGAAGCACCGCAAGGGCAGTGCGTTTGGTGTAGCGATACACGCCGGGACCGAGAAACTCCAGCGGCGCAGTGATCATCAGGCATGCCGCGAGAACGAGCAGATACTGCCAGCGGTCCATCGTCACGTCCCGCAATGGCGGACTCGAGCGGCCCACGCTCCGACGAACCCGCGACCAGCCACCTGCAGTCGCCTGGCCATGCCGACAGAGGCGCGCTGGTCGAAGACCGCGAAGTCAAGTTCCTCGATGCGATCAAGGATTTCCGAGTACAGAGTGAGCGCCGCGGTGATGCACGGCCTCGATCGGGGGTGCAGGAGGGCGATGCCCTGCCGCGCGAATTGGTAGATCCGTCTGGTCGCCGCGTGCTGCTCCTCCATCGCCCGGCGCACGCGAGCATCGGTACGGCGA is part of the Mycolicibacterium tusciae JS617 genome and encodes:
- a CDS encoding lycopene cyclase domain-containing protein, whose amino-acid sequence is MDRWQYLLVLAACLMITAPLEFLGPGVYRYTKRTALAVLPVAAVFVVWDLIAISAHVWSYNPQFVTGLTLPGRLPVEELLFFVVIPLCGLLTYNAVDGLLGRIRVHRTRARQEQ